A genomic window from Acinetobacter chinensis includes:
- the adeK gene encoding multidrug efflux RND transporter AdeIJK outer membrane channel subunit AdeK has translation MQNIWSVSGRSIAVSALALALTACQSMRGPEPVAQTNLPTSYISNASGTSVAEQGYKDFFSDPRLIQTLDLALQNNRDLRVAALNIEKAQEQYQITKTALLPSIGASGSVLRQVSPTRDPNNPYSTYQVGLGITAYELDFWGRIRSLRDNILDTYLATASAKDSTQIALIGQVTQAWLNYSFASSQLKLADQTLKAQLESYNLNKKRFDVGIDSEVPVRQAQISVETARNDVANYKTQVAQAQNLLNLLVGQQLPANLLPAQRVTKITNTTVLQSGLPSDLLNNRPDVKAAEYKLSAAGANIGAAKAKMFPTISLTGNLGYASTDLSDLFKSGSFLWSVGPSLDVPLFDWGVRKANVKVSEIDQKIALADYEKSIQSAFREVNDALAVRQNIGDRLSAQKRLVEATNTTYKLSNARFRAGIDSYLTVLDAQRASYAAEQGLLLLEQANLNNQVEVYKSLGGGVKVNTGDATLQQPSTAQRQADSK, from the coding sequence ATGCAGAATATATGGTCTGTTTCAGGTCGTAGCATTGCGGTATCTGCACTTGCGCTTGCTTTGACTGCATGTCAAAGCATGCGTGGCCCAGAACCCGTAGCGCAGACAAATCTGCCAACAAGTTATATCAGTAATGCATCGGGTACATCTGTTGCAGAACAGGGTTATAAAGATTTCTTCTCTGACCCTCGTCTCATTCAGACGCTTGATCTGGCACTTCAGAATAACCGTGATCTGCGTGTAGCAGCACTGAATATTGAAAAAGCGCAGGAGCAATACCAGATTACGAAAACTGCGCTGTTACCCTCTATCGGTGCAAGCGGCAGTGTATTGCGTCAGGTATCCCCTACCCGTGATCCAAACAACCCATATTCAACCTATCAGGTTGGATTGGGGATCACGGCTTATGAGCTGGACTTCTGGGGACGTATCCGTAGCTTACGTGACAACATCCTGGACACATACTTAGCAACTGCCAGTGCCAAAGATTCCACTCAGATTGCACTGATTGGACAAGTGACACAGGCATGGCTGAACTATTCTTTTGCCAGCTCTCAGTTGAAACTTGCAGACCAGACACTGAAAGCTCAGCTTGAATCCTACAATCTGAACAAAAAGCGTTTTGATGTTGGTATCGACAGTGAAGTTCCTGTCCGTCAGGCACAGATTTCTGTTGAAACAGCACGTAATGATGTTGCCAACTATAAAACACAGGTTGCACAGGCTCAGAACCTGTTAAATCTGCTGGTTGGCCAGCAGCTGCCTGCAAATTTATTGCCTGCACAGCGTGTCACAAAAATTACCAATACCACGGTACTCCAGTCAGGTCTTCCAAGTGATCTGCTGAATAACCGTCCTGATGTTAAAGCTGCAGAATACAAACTGTCTGCTGCCGGTGCGAATATTGGTGCTGCGAAAGCCAAAATGTTCCCGACCATCAGCCTGACTGGTAACTTAGGTTATGCTTCCACTGATCTCAGCGATCTGTTCAAATCAGGTTCATTCCTTTGGTCTGTTGGACCAAGTCTGGATGTGCCTTTGTTTGACTGGGGCGTGCGTAAAGCAAATGTAAAAGTTTCAGAAATTGACCAGAAAATTGCTCTGGCTGATTATGAAAAATCCATTCAGTCTGCTTTCCGTGAAGTCAATGATGCACTGGCTGTCCGTCAGAATATCGGTGACCGTCTCTCTGCACAAAAACGCTTAGTCGAAGCAACAAATACAACCTATAAACTGTCCAATGCCCGCTTCCGTGCCGGTATTGACAGTTATTTGACTGTACTGGATGCACAGCGTGCGTCTTATGCAGCTGAACAGGGCTTACTGTTGCTGGAGCAGGCAAACTTAAACAACCAGGTTGAAGTTTATAAATCCCTCGGTGGTGGCGTAAAAGTCAATACAGGCGATGCGACACTGCAGCAGCCTTCTACAGCTCAGCGTCAGGCTGACAGCAAATAA
- the adeJ gene encoding multidrug efflux RND transporter permease subunit AdeJ: MAQFFIHRPIFAWVIALVIMLAGVLTLSKMPIAQYPTIAPPTVSISATYPGASAETVENTVTQIIEQQMNGLDGLRYISSNSAGNGQASITLNFEQGVDPDIAQVQVQNKLQSATALLPEDVQRQGVKVTKSGASFLQVLAFYSPDGNLSADDIKDYVNSNISEPLSRVAGVGEVQVFGGSYAMRIWLDPAKMTSFGVTPSDIAAAIRSQNSQVAVGQLGGAPAVEGQVLNATVNAQSMLTTPEQFKNIFLRNTSDGAQVRLGDVARVELGADTYQFDSKYNGKPAGGVAIKLATGANALDTAEAVEARLVELRKNYPTGMKDDLAFDTTPFIKLSIESVVHTLIEAVILVFFVMFLFLQNWRATIIPTMAVPVVVLGTFAVINMFGFSINTLTMFAMVLAIGLLVDDAIVVVENVERVMVEDHLDPVEATEISMKQISGALIGITSVLTAVFVPMAFFGGTTGVIYRQFSITLVTAMILSLIVALTFTPALCATILKQHEPGKEESNGVFARFFRWFNNAFDRTADKYQNGVNRMTHHKLFSGVIYAVVIALLVGVFIKMPKSFLPDEDQGVVMTLVQLPPNATLDRTGKVVDTMTDFFLHDKANAVQSVFSVAGFSFTGIGQNAGLAFIKLKDWSERTTPEQQIGAVIQRGMALNMIAKDASYVMPLQLPAMPELGVTAGFNLQLKDPGGQGHDKLIAARNAILGMASQDKRLVGVRPNGQEDTPQYQIEIDQAQAGAMGVSIADINSTMSMAWGGSYINDFVDRGRVKKVYVQGEADARMMPEDLNKWYVRNNKGVMVPFSAFATGKWTYGSPRLERYNGVSSVNLQGTPAPGISSGDAMKAMEEIVAKLPSMGLQGFDYEWTGLSLEERESGDQAPFLYALSLLIVFLCLAALYESWSIPFSVLLVVPLGILGAVLLTYLGMIIKGDPNLSNNIYFQVAMIAVIGLSAKNAILIVEFAKELQEKGEDLFDATLHAARMRLRPIIMTTLAFGFGVLPLALASGAGAGSQHSVGYGVLGGVISSTLLGIFFIPVFFVWIRSIFKYKPKKINTQEQSS; this comes from the coding sequence ATGGCTCAATTTTTTATTCATCGCCCGATTTTTGCATGGGTGATTGCATTGGTCATCATGCTGGCGGGTGTACTCACGCTGTCAAAAATGCCAATTGCACAGTATCCGACCATTGCTCCACCAACAGTTTCCATTTCGGCAACTTATCCTGGTGCATCTGCTGAAACTGTAGAAAATACAGTGACTCAGATTATTGAGCAGCAAATGAACGGTCTGGATGGCTTACGTTATATTTCATCCAACAGTGCCGGTAACGGTCAGGCTTCCATTACCCTGAACTTCGAACAGGGTGTTGATCCTGATATTGCACAGGTTCAGGTGCAGAACAAACTTCAGTCAGCGACAGCGCTGTTACCTGAAGATGTTCAGCGTCAGGGTGTGAAAGTCACTAAATCAGGTGCCAGCTTCTTACAGGTACTTGCATTTTATTCACCTGATGGCAACCTTTCAGCAGATGACATTAAAGACTATGTAAACTCCAATATTTCTGAACCCCTCAGCCGTGTGGCAGGTGTGGGTGAAGTACAGGTGTTTGGTGGTTCTTATGCAATGCGTATCTGGCTTGATCCTGCAAAAATGACCAGCTTTGGTGTTACACCAAGTGATATTGCTGCAGCGATCCGCTCGCAGAACTCTCAGGTTGCAGTCGGTCAGTTAGGTGGCGCACCAGCAGTTGAAGGTCAGGTTCTGAATGCAACTGTCAATGCACAGAGCATGCTGACTACACCTGAACAGTTTAAAAATATTTTCCTTCGTAATACTTCAGATGGTGCTCAGGTACGCCTGGGTGATGTAGCCCGTGTTGAACTGGGTGCAGATACCTATCAGTTTGATTCAAAATACAACGGCAAACCTGCCGGTGGTGTTGCAATTAAACTCGCAACCGGTGCAAACGCACTGGATACAGCTGAAGCAGTTGAAGCCCGTCTGGTTGAACTTCGTAAGAACTATCCGACAGGAATGAAAGATGATCTTGCATTCGATACAACGCCATTTATTAAACTTTCAATTGAAAGTGTAGTACATACGCTGATTGAAGCTGTCATCCTTGTATTCTTTGTGATGTTCCTGTTCCTTCAGAACTGGCGTGCAACCATTATTCCAACCATGGCAGTACCGGTTGTTGTACTGGGAACATTTGCTGTCATCAACATGTTCGGTTTCTCGATCAATACGCTCACCATGTTCGCCATGGTACTCGCCATCGGTCTGTTAGTGGATGACGCAATTGTTGTCGTGGAAAACGTTGAACGTGTGATGGTCGAAGATCATCTTGATCCTGTTGAAGCCACTGAAATCTCCATGAAACAGATTTCTGGTGCCTTGATTGGTATTACCTCTGTACTGACTGCGGTATTCGTACCAATGGCTTTCTTTGGTGGTACAACAGGCGTAATTTACCGTCAGTTCTCCATCACGCTTGTGACAGCCATGATTCTGTCACTGATTGTGGCTCTGACCTTCACCCCTGCCCTGTGTGCAACGATTCTGAAACAGCATGAACCAGGCAAAGAAGAAAGCAACGGTGTTTTTGCCCGCTTCTTCCGCTGGTTCAACAATGCCTTTGACCGCACTGCTGATAAATATCAGAACGGCGTAAACCGCATGACACATCACAAACTGTTCTCAGGCGTGATTTATGCAGTCGTTATTGCGCTGCTGGTGGGTGTGTTCATCAAAATGCCGAAATCATTCCTTCCTGATGAAGATCAGGGTGTGGTAATGACGCTGGTACAGTTACCGCCAAACGCAACGCTTGACCGTACAGGTAAAGTCGTTGATACCATGACGGACTTCTTCCTGCATGACAAAGCCAATGCTGTACAGTCTGTGTTCAGTGTTGCCGGCTTCTCATTTACAGGTATTGGTCAGAACGCAGGTCTTGCTTTCATTAAACTGAAAGACTGGAGTGAGCGTACAACGCCAGAACAGCAGATCGGTGCTGTGATCCAGCGTGGTATGGCACTGAACATGATTGCAAAAGATGCCTCTTATGTAATGCCGTTACAGTTACCTGCAATGCCTGAACTGGGTGTAACCGCTGGTTTTAACCTTCAGCTGAAAGATCCAGGTGGTCAGGGTCATGACAAACTGATTGCTGCACGAAATGCAATTCTGGGTATGGCATCTCAGGACAAGCGCCTGGTGGGTGTACGTCCGAACGGTCAGGAAGATACACCTCAGTATCAGATTGAAATTGATCAGGCTCAGGCGGGTGCAATGGGTGTCAGTATTGCTGATATCAATTCAACCATGAGCATGGCGTGGGGTGGTTCATACATCAATGACTTCGTAGACCGTGGTCGTGTGAAGAAAGTTTATGTCCAGGGTGAAGCGGATGCACGCATGATGCCGGAAGACCTGAACAAATGGTATGTCCGTAACAACAAAGGCGTGATGGTTCCATTCTCTGCATTTGCAACAGGCAAATGGACATATGGTTCACCTCGTCTTGAACGTTATAACGGCGTTTCATCTGTGAACCTTCAGGGTACTCCAGCACCTGGTATCAGCTCTGGTGATGCAATGAAAGCAATGGAAGAAATTGTTGCCAAACTGCCATCCATGGGCTTACAGGGCTTCGATTATGAGTGGACAGGTCTGTCACTTGAAGAACGTGAATCTGGTGATCAGGCTCCATTCCTCTATGCACTGTCTCTGCTGATTGTATTCCTGTGTCTTGCTGCACTGTATGAAAGCTGGTCTATTCCATTCTCAGTCCTGCTGGTTGTTCCATTAGGTATTCTGGGTGCTGTGTTGCTGACTTATCTGGGTATGATCATTAAAGGTGACCCAAATCTGTCCAACAACATCTACTTCCAGGTCGCAATGATTGCCGTAATTGGTCTGTCTGCGAAAAACGCGATTCTGATTGTGGAATTTGCCAAAGAACTTCAGGAAAAAGGCGAAGATCTGTTTGATGCAACGCTTCATGCTGCAAGAATGCGTTTACGTCCTATTATCATGACTACACTTGCTTTCGGTTTTGGTGTACTGCCTCTTGCGCTTGCAAGCGGTGCAGGCGCAGGAAGCCAGCACTCTGTAGGTTATGGTGTACTGGGTGGCGTAATCAGTTCAACACTGCTGGGTATTTTCTTTATCCCTGTGTTCTTCGTATGGATCCGCAGTATCTTTAAATATAAACCTAAAAAAATTAACACTCAGGAGCAATCATCGTGA
- a CDS encoding efflux RND transporter periplasmic adaptor subunit — MMSAKLWAPTLTACALATSIALVGCSKDPKDAQQAAAAQQMPPTEVGIIVAQPQSVEQSVELSGRTTAFEVSEVRPQTSGVILKRLFTEGSYVREGQALYEVDARTNRASADSARAALARQQANLNVLRVKEGRYRQLVGSNAISKQEYDDIVAQVKLAEADLAATQAELKNAEINLGYSTVRAPISGQTNRSTVTAGALVTANQADPLVTIQRLDPIYVDMNQSSAELLRLRQQLSKGSLDSSNNTKVKLKLEDGSYYPVEGRLAFSDASVNPETGTVTLRAVFPNPNHLLLPGMFANAQIVQGVIPNAFLIPQAAITRTPTGQAMAMLVNAKGQVETRPVTTVGVQGKDWIVTEGLQAGDKVIVDGIAKVKPEQPVTAKPYQAQPEAQPGQPASKQAQSAQPAPASKTTEEKATSHA, encoded by the coding sequence ATGATGTCTGCAAAGCTTTGGGCTCCGACCCTTACTGCTTGCGCATTAGCAACAAGTATCGCACTTGTTGGTTGTAGCAAAGATCCAAAAGATGCACAGCAAGCTGCTGCTGCTCAACAGATGCCTCCCACAGAAGTAGGTATTATTGTTGCGCAGCCACAGAGTGTGGAACAGTCTGTCGAACTGTCAGGCCGTACCACCGCATTTGAAGTTTCAGAAGTTCGTCCACAGACCAGTGGTGTGATTCTGAAGCGTCTGTTTACTGAAGGCAGCTATGTTCGCGAAGGTCAGGCACTCTATGAAGTTGATGCCCGTACCAACCGTGCAAGTGCCGACAGTGCTCGTGCTGCTTTGGCTCGTCAGCAAGCAAATCTGAATGTATTACGTGTGAAAGAAGGTCGTTACCGTCAGCTGGTTGGCAGTAATGCAATTTCAAAACAGGAATATGATGACATCGTGGCTCAGGTAAAACTGGCTGAAGCTGATCTTGCAGCGACTCAGGCAGAACTGAAAAATGCTGAAATCAACTTAGGTTATTCAACTGTCCGCGCCCCAATTTCAGGTCAGACCAACCGTTCTACTGTGACGGCTGGTGCTTTGGTGACAGCAAATCAGGCTGATCCACTGGTGACAATTCAGCGTCTTGATCCAATTTATGTAGACATGAATCAGTCAAGTGCTGAACTGCTCCGTCTGCGTCAGCAGCTGAGTAAAGGCAGCCTGGACAGCAGTAACAACACTAAAGTCAAACTGAAACTTGAAGATGGCAGCTACTATCCTGTTGAAGGACGTCTTGCCTTTTCTGATGCCAGTGTAAATCCTGAAACAGGTACTGTGACTTTACGTGCGGTCTTCCCTAACCCGAATCATCTGTTACTGCCTGGTATGTTTGCCAATGCTCAGATTGTTCAGGGTGTGATTCCAAATGCATTCCTGATTCCTCAGGCAGCAATCACCCGCACACCAACAGGTCAGGCAATGGCTATGCTGGTCAATGCAAAAGGTCAGGTTGAAACACGTCCTGTGACGACTGTCGGTGTTCAGGGCAAAGACTGGATCGTGACTGAAGGTCTGCAGGCCGGTGACAAAGTCATTGTGGATGGTATTGCTAAAGTAAAACCTGAACAGCCGGTGACTGCAAAGCCTTATCAAGCTCAGCCTGAAGCACAACCAGGTCAGCCTGCTTCGAAACAGGCTCAGTCAGCTCAACCTGCTCCTGCGAGCAAAACGACTGAAGAAAAAGCTACTTCACACGCATAA
- a CDS encoding phosphatase PAP2 family protein, with translation MPYLLLSVGCFLFIISMLLLFIPAFHVHDLNAVIWMSQHRTDSMNNFATVLSTIGGMPGVLFLATLWCLCLTWYKKYTNIVFIVTGLSGSFATAWLLKFVFSRPRPPEMYHLVESYGASFPSAHSFYAATLGCLAIYLSMKHTAHKLIFLCALIWILMMGVSRVYLGVHYPTDVLSGWSISFIWISLLYLLFTQNSKVQTND, from the coding sequence ATGCCTTATCTGCTGTTATCGGTCGGTTGTTTTTTGTTTATTATCAGTATGTTGCTTTTGTTTATTCCTGCTTTTCATGTCCATGATCTGAATGCAGTGATATGGATGAGTCAGCATCGCACTGATTCGATGAACAATTTTGCAACTGTATTGTCGACAATAGGCGGCATGCCAGGTGTATTATTTTTAGCCACTCTATGGTGTTTGTGCCTGACCTGGTATAAAAAGTATACGAACATTGTTTTTATCGTTACAGGACTGTCAGGAAGTTTTGCAACTGCATGGCTGCTTAAATTCGTATTTTCAAGACCCCGTCCTCCTGAAATGTACCACCTGGTTGAAAGTTACGGTGCGTCATTTCCAAGTGCTCATAGTTTCTATGCAGCAACGCTCGGATGTCTTGCAATTTACCTCAGCATGAAACATACAGCACATAAACTGATTTTCCTGTGTGCATTGATATGGATACTGATGATGGGTGTTTCAAGAGTTTATCTTGGTGTTCATTACCCTACGGATGTCCTGTCGGGCTGGAGCATTAGCTTCATTTGGATTTCGCTGCTTTATCTGCTGTTTACCCAAAACAGTAAAGTGCAAACAAATGATTAA